TTATTATTGCTGAACAAACTTTTACATTTTACGTTGGCTAAAACTAGGTTTCTTCACGTACTGGTGTAGCCTCAGCTGGTTGGGCTTCTTCAACGCTTCCTTCTGCAGTTTCCTCTGTTGCAGTTTGAGTGCTCGTTTGAAGTATCGCTTCTTCTTCGGGTGGTAGACCAAGCTTTTCTTCTTTGGTGTGAAGTAGGTCTGGCGGTGGATACGGCGTGTTGAGTATTGTTGAAAGCAGATAGGTAGAGGTGAAAACGTGCTGGTAGACTATGCCTAGTACATGGGGGACTTTTGTTTCGGAGTCTATTTCAAGCATTTTCTCTATTTCTTCAGTTTTCCCTTCAAGTGTTGCTGTTCCTCTAACTGCATATTTGACTACGCTCGGTTTTGTTCCGATGACTAATGCGAAAATTATGGAGATTTGCCCGCTTTTTCTTTCCTTTTCTTCAAGTTTTGCTTTAATGTTAAATTGGATGGGTTGTGCTTGCGGGGCGGAGCTTAACTTCTCTCCTATGATATAGTCTATTTTGACGTCTACGGATAACCCTCTAACGTTGTATACTGGGCAAATGTTTGATTCCCCGCTTGATTGAAATAAACTTCGTTTTCGTATTTAGCCTTGTTCCCTTTTGTTTTGTTGTTTTGTGTGTAGGTTTTTGTTACAGACATTTTTAATCATGCAATATAATCGTAAGTCGTAAGACGCAATACTTAAATCAGAATCTGAATAAAAATATTCTAGAAACAAAGGAGGGAACGCTCTTGCCCCGCCAAAAACAGAAAACACAAGGCCCATTCGCATTTACAATGGGTTACGGGACTCAAGGAAGAAAAAAGGGGCAAGAAATAATATATTACGAAGAAAAAAGTGCAAAAACCGAAGTTAACAACGCAAAAATCGAAATTTCAGTAAGCAAACCAATAACCCTCAGCGAATATGAGCACCCACTACGCAAAAAATACAACATTGAAAAATACGACCTGCATCCGGGCTATGTTTTCCCAGAAATAGTTCGAAATCTCATCCCAAAAGGAACTCCCGAATATGTTGACAAGGGAAAACGCTATGTAGAAAGAATAGTTCGAGCCTTATACTACTTCAAACAATGCGCCCTAGTTGGGCCAAGCGGAACAGGAAAAACACATGTTGTCTATTTGGTAGCTGAGCTTTGCGGGCTTCCAGTATGGGAAGTTAACTGTGGGCTTCAAACATCAACCTACGACCTTTTCGGTAGATACATAGGCTTGGGAAAGGAAAACTGGGTGGACGGCCAAATTGTGATGTGGTGCCGTTACGGCGGCCTACTCTATCTTGACGAAGCAAACATGATGAAACAAGACGTAGCAGCCAGAATGAACCCAATCTTGGACACTAGGGGGCACATAGTTTTAACGGAAAAGGACAACGAAGTTGTAAACCGTCATCCATACGGTTATTTGATAATAGCGATGAACCCGTTCTCAGCTGAATTCGTCGGAACAAAACCGCTGAACGCCGCTCTAAGAAGAAGAATGTCAGTTTGGATAAACTTCGACTACTTAAGCGTAGGAGACGAAATATGCGAAGACGAAGTTGAACTTGTAATGAAAAGAAGCGGAGTTGACAAAGACACAGCCTACAAAATAGTGAAAGTAGGAGCAGAACTTAGAAGACAATACAAAAACGGAGACCTACCCTACGGCCCTTCCCCTGGAGACTTAATAAACTGGGCAACTCTCATAGCTGACGGTTGCACACCTCAAGCAGCAGCTGAAGAAACAATAGTTGGAACAACAAGCGACGACGTTGAAATACAAGAAGCCGTTAGGAGGGTAGTCTACTCCGTTTTCGGCAGAGAATAAAGAATAGGTGACCCGAAAAATTGGATTTCTTCGATTACGCTTGGACAATGTCTTTCCAAATCACAAAGAAAAACCACGAAGATGTAAAAGTAGTAACACGTGACAACATTATTTTCCCAAAAATTAGGGCAGACAAATACGGTTACGTACTCTATTTTCCAACTCCTAGGAAAATCAGCGATAACACGGTTAATTTTCAAGGGATGACATTAAACCTGCAAGATGATGCCCACAAGAGAATTTTGTGGCAGATGTTTAAGGCTTCAGTATACCATTTAAGCGCACATGTAGTTGTTTCTGATTTTAACTTGTACAAGAAATGGGCTAAAAATAAGAATGTTGAGAACGTTATGTTTGCAATTTGCATGGTTGAAGACTCAATTGTAAATGCTTACTTGAAGACTTTTTGGAATTTCCTTTTGCCAGAAATCGCCTTAGCAAATGCAATCTCATATATACGGCTAAAGCCAGCATCCCACATTAGAAGAGAACCACTCAAACTTCGGGCGGCAATTCTTTCGCAATTTTCAGCTGGGAAAATAAAAGGAATTAAAATTCAAGAGGATATTCGTTTAAAAGCAGAAGAGAGTGCAAATTCACTAAAAGAATTAGAGAACAAAGCATATCAACTCTTCAGCGAAGTCGAGAAAGACGAAGATTTAAAAAACGTTTTAGAATCTCTTACTGAAGAAAAAATTAGAGCGGCTGAAAAACTCTATAATTGTTTATGTAAATATGAGGAAACTTCACAAGTTCCATCTCTTCCATATACAGATAACCACGGGAAAAACTCTCTTTTCCGAAAAAATCCCCCGCAGGAAGATACACTAATAAGAATGGCTAGAAACGTATATCAAACTCTCAATTCCGACAGTGAAGTGGATTCAAAGATTTTCATAGAGACTTTCTGTAAGGATGATGTTTCCCAAGTTTTTTCAACGTGGAAGTCGATGGAAGAAAGAAAGAACAAAATAATTGAAAAGTATAGGACTTTAGGAAAGGACACAAATTTTTCTTCCTTCACTTTTCCTGAAGAAGACTATACGGAATATCTGCGCCGCAGAAGCATCTTAGGCAGTCCAATAAGAAGAATCTTAGAAAAACTTAGGCTTTTGAAGAATGTTACTGGCGAAGATTTTCGCCAAGAGGCTGGGCTTGTTGATTTGCAGGAGGCAATCCAAGTTATTGCAAGTAAGAGTCAACGAACAGACATTTTTGTTCGTGAAGAACTGCAGACAAGGGAGGACAGATGGGTCATACTCGTCGATGCAAGTAGAAGCCTCAGGTTTTTCACAGGTGAAGTACGTGACATAGCCTTATGCCTCGCGGAAGTTGCAAAGAACTTAATAATCAACCAAAATGCTTGGGCAATGTTTGCCTTCAATAACAAGTTCTATGTGATTAAGGATTTTTCGGAAACATTTTCCACAAGGATTAAGGCTAGAATTGGAGGACTTAAACACGGCGGCATGTCCTACATTCCAGACGCAATTAACATAGCATTTGAATCCATGAAAGGCTACATCGAAGAGTCAAAAATCATAGTTGTCATATCGGATTTTTTCCCCTCAGGCTACGGAGAGGTTGAGGAGGAACTTGTAAAGACCGTTAAAAAGTTAGAACGTCTCGGAGTAGGCATGTTAGGAATAGGTGTGAAAAGCCGTGCAGTAAAAAAGTTTTTCAGATTTCATTGCGTAGTTGATAGCCCTTACGAATTGATGAAAAAGTTTACGAAAGCATTTATCGAGTATAGCTCAGTTTAAAAGCTTAACTCTTTAGAACAGAAAAATCGGCTATGAACTTAAACTTTTCAGCGAATTCTTCTCCTCTTTTATGTTTTAAAACTATTTTCTCCGGGACACCATCGTTAATGTATGTTATGTAGAGAATTTCTCTTCCAAGCCCCACTTTTTCTAAGTCCTCAACTGCTGCTTTAATCTTTTCCAACTGCTCAATTTTTTCGTTTATTTTTTCTATTGCCTCAAAAAGTATTTCAGCCTCCCCCTGATCAGAAGCAGAAAGCATGATTTCCCTAAAGGCTATCCAATGGGAACTTGAAGATGCGCCTTTTCCTTTTTTCTCTGCTTTCTTTTTTGCCTTTTTTGCTTTCCTCTCAGTTTTGACTGTTTTCCCGAGAGCAGCCAATTTTTTAAACCATTCTTCATCTCCATAAGTCTCTTCATAATCCCGTAAGAATTGGCCGAGCCATTGACTATAATCTTCAACAAGGCTTTTATAGAATTCTATTTGCTCGTTTATAGCTTCGTCTAGCTCCTTTAGCGAATAGAAGGTGCGGATTTCGGTTCCCATGTAGTCCAAGTCTTTCCCTCTTAAATTTGGTTATATGATCATTCGTTAAGGGTTTCCTTCAAGTCTTTTTCGTATTCGTCTTCGCTTTCCCCGGCTGAAGAGGAAAAGATTTTAAAGACGTTTTTGAGTTCTCTCTTTACCTTTTCAAAGAAGCTTACTCTTCCGCTTATTTTCTCTCTGTAAATCCTTATTGACTTTGCGAGTTCCGGTAGTATTTCCCACATTACTGCCATTACAACTTCTGGCGGATACTCTTCAAGAAGTTTTGATACAACTTCCCCTTTTTCATAAACCAGTATTAGGTGGCCTTCTTCGTTTAGAATTACTTCTTTTGGCTTTTTCGGAAGCCGTATAGCCTTTGTTGGAATTTTGAAGGAAATTTTCAATTTTTTCAGTATTCCTCTTAAGAGAGAGCAACTTTCGTTTGTTAGATTTTTCTCTTCTACGACGAATTCGCTTAGTTGCATGGTTTCCTCTTCTATCATTTTCAGTACATCTTGGAGTTTTTTCTCAATTTCCTTAATTTTTTCAATCTCTTTTTCGTCTAGAGATTCTGTTTCTTCTTCTAAGATTTGGTATGTTTGATAGAATTGTGCTGTTTCAAGATTTTCCGAGTATTTTTCTGTAGGTGCAACTTCATCTTGTTTTGGGACTTCTTCTGTCAAATTGTTAGCCTCCAGCGGTTTCTACGTTATTAGTTTATAAGAAAATTTGTATATGCCAACTTGCTACAGACGTAATTATTGGCGTTTAAAACTTATTTGAAATCCATATTTTGGGTTCAGAAGTATAAAATAGAGGGTTAATCAAGCGGATTCTAACTTGGAATCGGAATAGAGGCTGAAACTTAAAATGGAAGCATTTATTGAAGAATCAAAAAACCTCATGAGGCTCTACGACGAAAACACAGGTTTATGGAAGATAGTTAAAAGGGATAAAGAAACCTTCAAATCTCTCGGAATAATAGAAGAAACCTTGATGAAACTTGGCCTCTCAAAAAATGAGGCAAGAGTCTATCTTTTCCTAGCTAGGGCAGGAGAAAAAAAGGCAAGTGAAATTTCAGAAGCTCTCTCCCTTCACAGAACAGAAACGTACAGAATACTAAGGGACTTGGAAAAGAGAGGCCTGGTTTCATCAGTTTTTGAAAAACCACTAAAATTCATAGCTACTCCGTTTGAAAAAGCAATGGACATTCTGATAGAAACCAAAAAAATGAAAATTAAAATGCTTGAACAGAAAAAGGATAAATTAATGGAGATCTGGCTTTCAATCCCACGTCCTGAAATTGAAGTTAAGAAAAAAGAGGTTTTCCAAATTTTGGAAGGAGACGAACAAATAGATCTGAAGGCAAATGAAATCATTGACCGAACAAAGCATGAAGCGTACGTTTTTGTTACAGAAACAGAGCTTGGAAGGCTATACCATTCAGGTTTTCTAGATAAACTTGAAAAAATTTCAAGAAAAGGAGTGAATGTCAGACTTATAACTAACAATTCTCCGAAAAGCAGGTTTTTCATAAAAGAAATGAAGTTTGAAAACGTCGAATACTTGCTTATGGACGTCGATGACCTTCCATTCTTCCTAATTTCCGACGAAAAAGAATTATTATTCCTTCTAAGGAAGAATGAAAACCGCATTTTAGATAGCAGGGCTAAGAAAGCTAAAATTGCCGCGCTGTGGACAAACTATGATATTTTAACTAAGGCGTTGTGCAAACTGTTTTTAGAGCTTTGGAACTCGAATTTAAAAGCGAAAGTGAAGGTGAAATAAGGAATAATGCTAAAAAATTAGATTAAATAGTGAAAATTTTTTCTTTTAATCCCTATTTTTAAATTGCGTTATTTTCTGCTACACACAAATCAACATACTATACTATTCCATATTTATTTCAGAAATAATTTGCTTCGGAGAGAGCTTGACGTTGAAAAAGTTTAGGATAAATAATAAGGCGTTAAGCACCGTAGTTACTACTTTGATTATCTTAGTAGTTTCAGTCCTACTGGCAACCGCTGTTGTTTACTATGCTGTAAACGTTACTTCAACAAGAGTTCAAGAGGAGTCGCTGCATATTTCAAAGGTTCACGTTTGGGTGAACGCCACTGGAAGTTGGTCTCAAGCGGCTTTAATGATCATCAATACCGGCGGCCGAGACGTGTTAATCGATAAAGTTGTTGTGAGAGGACAGGAGAGTCCATGGCAAAATGTGTATTATTGGGTGACAGGCAACATTACGGTTTCAGCTGACCTTAACTTTACAGGCACCCAGCTGACGGGCAACCAAGTTGATTTAAAGGGTTCTGGAGTGTTCACTTATGGCAATGGAATATTCAAACAGGCTTCAGATGATTTAGCCTTAAAGTCCGGCTACACCATGGTTCTCTACGTAATGAATCCGGATAGCATCTCTATTAAGGATGTGGGCACAACTGTTGGAATAACAGTATTCACTGCTAACGCTCAATATTACAAGGAATGCAACATAGAAGCAGTCATATCATAAACATTTTTAAATTCCTAGCTTTATTGGCTGTTCGCTTAGCTCTTTTTACGTTTTTAGCGCTTATGTGTAGTACTGTTCTACACACAAAATATCATATCTTAATAATAACGATGAGGCTTTCGAGGAACCGAAAATGAGGAAAATACTCAAAAACAAAAAGGGGCT
Above is a window of Candidatus Bathyarchaeota archaeon DNA encoding:
- a CDS encoding AAA family ATPase — encoded protein: MGYGTQGRKKGQEIIYYEEKSAKTEVNNAKIEISVSKPITLSEYEHPLRKKYNIEKYDLHPGYVFPEIVRNLIPKGTPEYVDKGKRYVERIVRALYYFKQCALVGPSGTGKTHVVYLVAELCGLPVWEVNCGLQTSTYDLFGRYIGLGKENWVDGQIVMWCRYGGLLYLDEANMMKQDVAARMNPILDTRGHIVLTEKDNEVVNRHPYGYLIIAMNPFSAEFVGTKPLNAALRRRMSVWINFDYLSVGDEICEDEVELVMKRSGVDKDTAYKIVKVGAELRRQYKNGDLPYGPSPGDLINWATLIADGCTPQAAAEETIVGTTSDDVEIQEAVRRVVYSVFGRE
- a CDS encoding VWA domain-containing protein — protein: MDFFDYAWTMSFQITKKNHEDVKVVTRDNIIFPKIRADKYGYVLYFPTPRKISDNTVNFQGMTLNLQDDAHKRILWQMFKASVYHLSAHVVVSDFNLYKKWAKNKNVENVMFAICMVEDSIVNAYLKTFWNFLLPEIALANAISYIRLKPASHIRREPLKLRAAILSQFSAGKIKGIKIQEDIRLKAEESANSLKELENKAYQLFSEVEKDEDLKNVLESLTEEKIRAAEKLYNCLCKYEETSQVPSLPYTDNHGKNSLFRKNPPQEDTLIRMARNVYQTLNSDSEVDSKIFIETFCKDDVSQVFSTWKSMEERKNKIIEKYRTLGKDTNFSSFTFPEEDYTEYLRRRSILGSPIRRILEKLRLLKNVTGEDFRQEAGLVDLQEAIQVIASKSQRTDIFVREELQTREDRWVILVDASRSLRFFTGEVRDIALCLAEVAKNLIINQNAWAMFAFNNKFYVIKDFSETFSTRIKARIGGLKHGGMSYIPDAINIAFESMKGYIEESKIIVVISDFFPSGYGEVEEELVKTVKKLERLGVGMLGIGVKSRAVKKFFRFHCVVDSPYELMKKFTKAFIEYSSV
- a CDS encoding TrmB family transcriptional regulator, which gives rise to MEAFIEESKNLMRLYDENTGLWKIVKRDKETFKSLGIIEETLMKLGLSKNEARVYLFLARAGEKKASEISEALSLHRTETYRILRDLEKRGLVSSVFEKPLKFIATPFEKAMDILIETKKMKIKMLEQKKDKLMEIWLSIPRPEIEVKKKEVFQILEGDEQIDLKANEIIDRTKHEAYVFVTETELGRLYHSGFLDKLEKISRKGVNVRLITNNSPKSRFFIKEMKFENVEYLLMDVDDLPFFLISDEKELLFLLRKNENRILDSRAKKAKIAALWTNYDILTKALCKLFLELWNSNLKAKVKVK